A genome region from Gouania willdenowi chromosome 9, fGouWil2.1, whole genome shotgun sequence includes the following:
- the b3galt8 gene encoding beta-1,3-galactosyltransferase 1 encodes MWMSSLWRLVKFVVASALVVLSLQFILSVLTGTRVRTPPLTAEEHRLISPRTYEYLHNQPYVCQVRSPFLLLLVPVAPWEVAARHAVRGTWGSSGEDAMTLFFMGLSANEPQASLLQQSLQKEIKRHRDVIQMNFVDSYQNLTIKTLMMMNWVASHCPNASYAMKVDADIFVNVFYLLAYLRGSPRTSFITGSVIRDGRPRRDPNSKWYLSEEQYPGDSFPPYVSGAGYVFSTELAAQIVQASRFVRVIPMEDVYVGLCLQVLGVRPMYALSFLTLRNLFEIRKLEYDRCTFTRLLIANNFRPSELLQVWQDFSKSHADC; translated from the coding sequence ATGTGGATGAGCTCACTGTGGAGGTTGGTGAAGTTTGTTGTCGCCTCTGCTTTGGTTGTTCTGTCCCTCCAGTTTATCCTGAGCGTCCTGACTGGAACTAGAGTCAGGACGCCCCCACTAACCGCGGAGGAACACCGCCTCATCTCCCCCCGCACCTACGAGTACCTGCACAACCAGCCCTATGTGTGCCAGGTCCGCAGCCccttcctgctgctgctggttccCGTGGCCCCCTGGGAGGTGGCCGCCCGGCACGCAGTCAGGGGCACGTGGGGCTCCTCAGGTGAAGACGCCATGACACTTTTCTTCATGGGGCTTTCAGCTAATGAACCCCAGGCTTCCCTCCTCCAGCAGAGCCTGCAGAAGGAGATCAAACGGCACAGGGATGTGATCCAGATGAACTTTGTGGACAGCTACCAGAACCTGACCATCAAGAcgctgatgatgatgaactgGGTGGCCTCCCACTGTCCCAACGCCTCTTACGCCATGAAGGTCGATGCTGACATCTTTGTGAACGTCTTCTACCTTCTGGCGTACCTGAGGGGGTCACCCAGGACCAGCTTCATCACTGGGTCTGTGATCAGAGACGGCAGGCCAAGGAGGGACCCCAACAGTAAGTGGTACCTGTCTGAGGAGCAGTACCCAGGGGACAGCTTCCCACCCTATGTGTCAGGGGCAGGGTACGTATTCTCCACTGAACTGGCTGCTCAGATAGTCCAGGCTTCCAGGTTTGTGCGTGTGATCCCAATGGAGGACGTCTACGTGGGCTTGTGTCTGCAGGTGCTGGGGGTTCGCCCCATGTATGCACTCAGCTTTCTCACTCTAAGGAACCTTTTTGAGATCAGAAAGCTGGAGTATGACAGGTGCACCTTCACCCGACTGCTCATCGCCAACAACTTCAGGCCATCAGAGCTGTTGCAGGTGTGGCAGGATTTCTCCAAAAGCCACGCTGACTGCTGA